The following proteins are encoded in a genomic region of Magallana gigas chromosome 1, xbMagGiga1.1, whole genome shotgun sequence:
- the LOC117688064 gene encoding heavy metal-binding protein HIP isoform X1, with protein sequence MMKTFGRIVTIFCFACVVCMVSGNHGGRSDETKVVQRKRRDYDYHLLHMMTNLQRQIRAVEKEMKKRQKEVAFTVVHDGTGQRITHQSQVVKYNQVKFNIGGGYHKYSGCFVAPVKGTYVFFFSLEPYPGTKSSFVITVNDRGMLEGVSGAIDNEYNMSSNMVIVSLRKGDHVNVKTHPTWSVDPRQRLRYSGNSFSGFLLYPR encoded by the exons ATGATGAAAACTTTTGG aagaatCGTTACCATTTTCTGCTTTGCTTGTGTGGTGTGTATGGTATCAGGTAACCACGGAGGGAGATCAGATGAAACTAAG GTTGTACAACGCAAAAGACGTGATTATGACTATCATCTGCTTCATATGATGACAAACCTCCAAAGACAAATTAGAGCTGTTGAAAAAGAGATGAAAAAGAGACAGA AAGAGGTAGCGTTCACTGTTGTACACGATGGAACCGGTCAACGAATAACACACCAATCACAGGTCGTGAAATACAACCAGGTCAAATTCAACATAGGCGGTGGGTACCACAAGTACAGCGGCTGTTTTGTTGCCCCTGTCAAAGGAACATACGTGTTCTTTTTTTCATTGGAACCATATCCAGGCACCAAATCTTCATTTGTGATCACTGTTAACGACCGGGGAATGCTAGAAGGAGTTTCAGGAGCAATCGATAATGAGTATAACATGAGTAGTAATATGGTTATTGTATCCCTCCGCAAAGGAGACCACGTGAATGTCAAGACTCACCCTACCTGGAGTGTCGATCCACGACAACGTTTAAGGTATAGCGGAAACAGCTTCTCGGGATTTCTTCTCTATCCGAGATAA
- the LOC117688064 gene encoding heavy metal-binding protein HIP isoform X2: protein MMKTFGIVTIFCFACVVCMVSGNHGGRSDETKVVQRKRRDYDYHLLHMMTNLQRQIRAVEKEMKKRQKEVAFTVVHDGTGQRITHQSQVVKYNQVKFNIGGGYHKYSGCFVAPVKGTYVFFFSLEPYPGTKSSFVITVNDRGMLEGVSGAIDNEYNMSSNMVIVSLRKGDHVNVKTHPTWSVDPRQRLRYSGNSFSGFLLYPR, encoded by the exons ATGATGAAAACTTTTGG aatCGTTACCATTTTCTGCTTTGCTTGTGTGGTGTGTATGGTATCAGGTAACCACGGAGGGAGATCAGATGAAACTAAG GTTGTACAACGCAAAAGACGTGATTATGACTATCATCTGCTTCATATGATGACAAACCTCCAAAGACAAATTAGAGCTGTTGAAAAAGAGATGAAAAAGAGACAGA AAGAGGTAGCGTTCACTGTTGTACACGATGGAACCGGTCAACGAATAACACACCAATCACAGGTCGTGAAATACAACCAGGTCAAATTCAACATAGGCGGTGGGTACCACAAGTACAGCGGCTGTTTTGTTGCCCCTGTCAAAGGAACATACGTGTTCTTTTTTTCATTGGAACCATATCCAGGCACCAAATCTTCATTTGTGATCACTGTTAACGACCGGGGAATGCTAGAAGGAGTTTCAGGAGCAATCGATAATGAGTATAACATGAGTAGTAATATGGTTATTGTATCCCTCCGCAAAGGAGACCACGTGAATGTCAAGACTCACCCTACCTGGAGTGTCGATCCACGACAACGTTTAAGGTATAGCGGAAACAGCTTCTCGGGATTTCTTCTCTATCCGAGATAA
- the LOC117688064 gene encoding uncharacterized protein isoform X4: MMKTFGRIVTIFCFACVVCMVSGNHGGRSDETKVVQRKRRDYDYHLLHMMTNLQRQIRAVEKEMKKRQSGFILSEKPLYHQPSVSSQKE; the protein is encoded by the exons ATGATGAAAACTTTTGG aagaatCGTTACCATTTTCTGCTTTGCTTGTGTGGTGTGTATGGTATCAGGTAACCACGGAGGGAGATCAGATGAAACTAAG GTTGTACAACGCAAAAGACGTGATTATGACTATCATCTGCTTCATATGATGACAAACCTCCAAAGACAAATTAGAGCTGTTGAAAAAGAGATGAAAAAGAGACAGA GTGGGTTCATCTTATCAGAGAAACCACTATACCACCAACCATCCGTTAGCTCACAAAAGGAGTAA
- the LOC117688101 gene encoding transcription factor SPT20 homolog: protein MVPGTYTNSTPIPQGGYLPISGQGTNVNIVPLTNIAPVPHGGVIPFSGQGTNSNLVTATTPQAGYIPCTGQGVDLKVMSQTLYPPVLVQSTQNSNTSNQYVPCTPNQAMLNSTKQQVLTHNHIQPPPGFQQLQSQQVSQQRYAPTLTTQNQLTQQVYTQALPTPVSIQQQQQHNLQTLLNPKTTPTQQYTIQQLQNASHLGQVHQQTQMRNVPCQILQNVPCQNTCMAPALMLDLTPGLTDQVSPTLLNGSEIPPPGAGLTVRGSIQYQVNPAKLHGGYVPLMASASTESIPGNVEKISKMQMPCYNSESVQTVGALKPITVEVSDQGSSVSGNIIETVKASICSDHARITQPYGSKQTLMFLQQCQQPHLQGVLAPLLALQLPPEQYMAQPQHQPIMSLSPHQQFVECPQEQQMTLTTIEQQPATMLLKQHLSTLPSSPDHANTKSGNIHNDCGEDDRRDVWNEHEMSDFAEALTDGREQPEVFDTPKEDALLRTVKRHYIEVYKRLSTLKNHVDSLVTDMQTITKGMEAIDLEQNHLKYDC from the coding sequence ATGGTACCAGGTACATATACCAACAGTACTCCAATACCACAGGGCGGTTACTTACCGATTAGTGGTCAGGGTACAAATGTCAACATCGTACCACTTACCAACATTGCACCTGTACCACATGGCGGTGTCATACCATTCAGTGGTCAAGGTACAAACTCAAACCTGGTAACAGCCACTACACCACAAGCGGGTTACATTCCATGTACTGGTCAAGGTGTTGATCTCAAGGTTATGTCACAAACATTGTACCCACCAGTACTAGTTCAATCAACACAGAACTCAAATACTTCCAACCAGTATGTGCCATGTACACCAAACCAGGCTATGCTAAACAGCACTAAACAACAGGTACTGACACACAATCATATTCAACCACCACCAGGATTCCAACAACTACAGTCACAACAGGTTTCACAACAGAGATATGCTCCGACATTGACAACACAAAATCAGCTGACACAACAGGTTTACACTCAAGCATTACCAACACCAGTCAGCATTcagcagcaacaacaacacAACTTACAGACACTACTCAATCCGAAGACCACTCCAACACAGCAGTACACCATTCAACAATTGCAAAATGCAAGTCATCTTGGTCAAGTACATCAACAAACTCAAATGCGAAATGTACCATGTCAAATACTGCAAAATGTACCAtgccaaaatacatgtatggcaCCAGCTCTGATGCTGGATCTGACCCCAGGCCTAACGGATCAAGTCAGTCCGACTCTGTTAAATGGCAGTGAAATACCTCCCCCTGGAGCAGGTTTGACAGTTAGGGGTAGCATTCAGTACCAAGTTAATCCGGCAAAGTTACATGGTGGTTATGTACCACTAATGGCTTCAGCTAGTACTGAATCTATTCCTGGTAATGTGGAGAAGATTTCAAAGATGCAGATGCCTTGCTACAATTCTGAGTCGGTCCAGACAGTGGGCGCTTTAAAACCGATAACTGTTGAGGTATCTGACCAGGGTTCTTCAGTGTCTGGCAATATCATTGAAACAGTCAAAGCAAGCATTTGTTCTGACCATGCACGGATCACACAGCCCTATGGATCTAAGCAAACACTCATGTTTTTGCAGCAGTGCCAACAACCACATTTGCAAGGTGTACTTGCGCCACTCCTAGCACTTCAGTTGCCTCCTGAACAATACATGGCACAACCTCAACATCAGCCAATCATGTCGCTCTCACCACACCAACAGTTTGTAGAATGTCCACAAGAGCAGCAGATGACACTGACTACTATCGAGCAGCAACCTGCAACAATGCTTCTAAAGCAACACTTGTCAACCCTGCCATCATCCCCAGATCACGCTAACACAAAAAGTGGTAACATACACAATGATTGTGGTGAAGATGATAGGCGAGATGTTTGGAATGAACATGAAATGTCAGATTTTGCTGAGGCACTGACTGATGGAAGAGAGCAGCCAGAGGTGTTTGATACACCTAAAGAAGACGCTTTGCTGCGGACAGTCAAGAGACACTATATTGAGGTCTATAAACGGCTGTCCACCCTGAAGAATCATGTCGACTCTTTGGTCACAGACATGCAGACCATCACAAAGGGAATGGAAGCAATTGATCTTGAGCAGAATCATCTGAAATATGACTGCTAG